The genomic region AGCTTCTTCTTGTCATGGACAAGAACTTCTTCATTTTCAAGGCTAGACtcacatttcccttttcttttcacCTTCTTTCTCCATTTTTTTGGTTTCTTCTTCTCAACCATTGGCTTCATTTTTGGAGAGGTATTAGTGCTAGAATCAAATTTGGGAGGGATCACATTGGGGTGATCCCCTCCACCCTCAACCTTCAActcttcttttcctttttcatcttcacCCAAATCTCTTTTCACATCAACTCTCAACTCAAGATCACCTCCATTTCCCTTCTCATTTGTTGGGCAAGCTTCTAATGGATCCAAAAATGAAGGCTCTAAATTAAGTTCATCCAAGTTATCTTCCACCATATCCACCCTACAACAAGAGTTGCCCATAGAAGGAGACCTCATGGAATTGTTGAGTTCAAACTCAATCTTCTCATTACCCACTTGGAGTGAGAGTTTCCACTCTTAACATCAATCATGGCACCCCCGTAGCAAGGCAAGGGCGCCCCAATATAATGGGAATATTAGAGTCCTCGGGAATGTCCATTACATAGAAGTCACAAGGGAATTCAAGTTTACCCACTTTAAGTGGGATATCCTCCACAAGACCGATTGGGTACCTTACCGACCTATCCGCAAGTTGGAGAGAAACCCTTGTTGGTGAAAGCTCATaacccttcaatttcttgaaagtTTTGAGGGGCATAAGGCTAATGCttgcccccaaatcacacaagGCTCTCTCAATATTCACGGTCCCAATTTTGCAAGGTATGGAAAAACTCCccgggtcttcaagcttttgaggagcCTCATTCATAAGAATTGCACTACACTCCTTGGATAAGTTCACCGTAGTTGTCGGGCTCAAGGAGTTTTTGTTTGAGATTAGCTCCTTCAAGAACTTTCCATAGATTGGTATCTCCTTGACGACATCAATGAAGGGCATGGTAATGTTGATACCCTTCATCATGTCCATGAACTTTCCATATTTTTGTTCAAGTTTAGCTCTTGCCAACCTTTGTGGGAAAGGAATTGGTGGCACATAAGTCCTCACAACTTGTTGTTTTGGCTCTTCAACAACCCTTGCTGGTTCATCAATCACCTTTGGAGTTTCCACAACAATCTCCACAAATTCATCTTCACCTCCTTTTTCTTCAACTACCTTAGGAGGTTCAACCACAATTTGAGGTTCAACCACATCACCCGGTCTActactcttcctcttcttgacaAATGTCCGATCTTCCAAATCTCttccactcctcaagtgaatagcATTTATGGTTTTCGAATTTTCCTCGGTTTTACCCGGGAATTTCCCATGAGAGGCTTGTAGTTGGCTCATTTGGGAAGacaattgggagatttggttgtccgtcatccgttgggaagcttgcatttgggttctaagttggttgatggatgaggttgtctcttctttttttttagtGGAATGGTTGATAAATTGGTTTTGGGAAGTCATCAATTGTTCCATCATGAGTTCCAAGTTTGACTTTGGTTGGGTGGATTGTTGGAAGGGTGGGTTGTTTGGTTGGAAAGGTGGGTTGTTTGGTGGGTTGAGTGGTTGAAATTGTTGTCTTGGTTGGAAGGTTCTCCCTTGGAAACCCGGTGGACCTTGGTTGAATGTTGTGTTTTGCTTTTGAGCTTGAAAGTTTGGTTGttgtgatttttgttggaaggttgggttttggacattttgagagccataagagaagtttgggtgggctctcattccgaggtgatattggttgttgttaaatgcttgcttggccgGACTAGACTCCCATATCCCGTTCACTTGCTCCATGCAATTACCATCACCTACCATCAAAGGACACTCATTGGGTGGGTGCCCCTTGTCTCCACAAATCTCACAACTATAAACTTGGCTCCTCATAGAAGATGTGTTGCTTGAACTCATCAAGGCAACTTGTTGCTTAAGCTCTTCAATCAACCCTTTAACTTAAACATTATTGGCCGATTCAACCGTGGACTTTCCTTTCCTCTTGTGCCTATCATGGTTCCAATGAAAGGTACGAGAAGCCAACTCCTCAATGAGCTCTTTCGCCGTCTTGTGATCTATTTTATCTAATGCTCCCTTCCCCGACCCGGAATCAAGGTTCATCTTCATTTCATTGTTCAACCCTTCATAGAAATTGTTGATGAGCTCATCATCTCCAATCCCGTGGTGAGGACATAGCCTTTGAAggcccttgtacctctcccatgcttcataaaggGTCTCATCCTCTTGTTGGGTGAAGCCTTGAagctcactcttgattcttgcggtTCGTTGTGGTGGAAAATACTTGTTTAGGAAAGCCTTAGAGACATCATCCCAAGTCCGAAGAGAGTCGGGTTCACAACTTTTAAGCCATTCCTTGGCACTTCCCCTCAAGGAGTAAGGGAATAGCCTAAGGCGTACGGCATCCTCCGACACTCCGTTGgccttgaacatgtcacaactatccaagaactcgttgagatgttcgttggggttttcggtggctccccctccgaattgattcccttggacaagttgtagcaaggtggctttcacatcaaaattgttggcttgaatAGGTGGCTTGACAATACTCGGATTCACCACCTTTTTCGGAGCCAAGTTATCTCGCATAGGAACCGCGGCCATTGTCACTTCTTCTCCCGGAGTTGCAAAGGGATTCTCAAAAGTTTCAAAAGCACTTGGTTCTTCTTGAAAGTCTTCAACTACTAAATTCTCTTGGGAAGTTGGTGTTTCTATAAGCCCTCTTCTACGGAGTGAATTTAGTCTTCTTGCGGTAGCTTCAATCTCGTGGTCAATCGGATCAATTGGTTGACCTCTTCGAGTTCTCCTACTCATGCAAAAAGTCCTACACACTCAAGAGAAGGATTAGTAACAcaaaagacttagtctaaactagaacgaaaacaattaatatctagccaaactccccggcaacggcgccaaaaacttgatggtagtcaagctatacctcgcaagtgcacgattttatcgttgtacactattaagggtcgatcccacaaggagttgaaaagattaccaattgttctaatcctatcgtttagctaagtcggcaATAAGGGATGAAATGGTTATACTAGAACTACCAAAGACAAATTGAAATTCAAATTAAATAAGAAATAGGTAAATGAGCAAGAGGAAATgaaaagttgtaaatcaaatagtttaaaagcctaagactcggttcttcccaaaacAATTCGTAACTTCGCTCAATTAAATTCCTAGGCTAATCATAAGGGTAGCTAGGTGAGGAGgtgatggctctaattcgcctaaaacCCTCCTCTCGGGTTCaaaataggacactagcactacccaccaacccccctctcgggttcgaaggtcggaatccttaACTCATCACTCGACAACCCCAAAAATGTGCACTATTCCAAGGAGGTCAAGAAATCGGTCAAGGTCACTAAGTACTCATCGTAaaccgggtcatcccactcctcctctcagaggtcgatttcaaacgctaatttagaggtgccctcccccggttctccctttcggtctcaacctaggttagcaatAGGGTCGAATTCCGgatatccaaatcacaacctaaccaactctcgttggtggataAGGGTCATAAATCAACACTACCCAAAATCAACCCATAAACCAaatcattcctctaaactaccctcaccaagttccccaaataattagcctttatgaaattcaattagtgaaattactcatattgggtcaaaccgagtcctagtggaatactactcactaatcatgtttctaaaagcaaaggaaacaataaagatggagtctTTAAACATAAATATAGTGGGAGGATGAATTctacttctaaacatgcaacaatccaacaataatgATGGAGAAAgataaattaaactaataatggggatgattaaactaaaagacacaatctttaacaaaaacaactcaaagattcaatctttaactCAAGGGaatcaaagactcaatctttgggtGAAAATAACAATGGTgaacaaagaaaagatgaacaggagagagaaaaacaacaatcaaaacaacAACTCCCAACAACTACTAGCAAAAGAGAACGAAAATCAACTATTGAAAACAattgatgaacaaaagagaaaaaggaagaagtaAAGAAGTAATACCAACTATGGAAGGATGAATAATGATGAAGAACAAggtaagaacaacaataataatctttGATTGATGAAGAATGATTGATAAGTTACAAGGGATTTGAGTTTCTCCTCTCTAACCTTACAAATTTCTTCTCCAACTAGGATTAGATCCCTAATTTTCTGGGAAattaacactactacaaatacaggcaaccacaacggccctttaacaacgcttattcacgaaaatcatcaaaacacgttgtagaattgattccgcgaattttaccaaacttaattacaacggttctgtgttgttaaccgttgttattggttttaacaacgggtcatacttaaacaaccgttgttaatgaaaaaactaataacaacggttaaattttaaccgttgttaatgatttggcgccaaattagtgaaaagtaatcacaacggttatattagaacccgtttttaatactttttaacaacggttgtagactcaataaccgttgttattaatgttatgaaaatcttaagaacaacatattgctttattctgctatacgctacaaaacacaaacacaagctagaTAATACTGCTAgtctgctactatatcatcctccattcctccctattcgtctctctgtcttcatctccgtcactgttgtcacgtcttctctccctcatcgtgtttatcaatcaggtatatatatgtttcttagcaacgcttatagatataggattttttgggttattatctaatttgttgataatttagcttaattgctttcctgaatttcgtttatttgtttgcctattattgtattttctgaattagttgcctattattacgaatgtagaataatgactcgaacttggatgattgatgcaaatatgagtgaccgcacctacaaggatggtttagctgaattttatgaattcgtttcgaacaatttgaaaggttcttctagtattgcatgtccttgtgaaagatatggtaatattagctatatggcttttccggacgttaaaatacacctagaaaagtggagatttagtcgatcctatacacgttggatttttcatggggaatcattagaggaagagaataactctgaagaagatgatgttgaggtacacgaaaggctaactgatgatcctgagtttgccgagttttttgagttggaagagttggaagtagagaagttgaatgttgggtctatagataatgaagagaatgatgatgagtcgattgcttttgaagatgtaggtgatgacactagtaattgggatgaccttaacaacatgtatgagaagttgtgtgagtctaaagcacctctgtatcctggttgtaagttcacaaaaatggtTTTGTgttgaagttgtataatatcaagggggcaaatggggtgagtgacacgtgtttcactagtttttagccttgataaaggttGCTTccgatggtaatgttctacctgttaagacatatgaggcgaaaaaactaataagaggagtgggtatgaaatatgagaaaatacatgcatgtccaaatgatttcatattgtatcggaaattatatcaaaacttaactaattgccctaaatgtttggagtggcgttataaggataaggaagggatcccggctaaggtgttgtggtattttccattgataccaagagtcataaggatttatgcgaatcccgatgatgcaaaaatgttaacttggcatgaaacaggaagaataaatgatggaaagctaagacacccggcagatggtaagcaatggaaatcgttcgacgctaagtatcctgagttcggcaatgaacctagaaacttacgtctagcgctgtccattgatggaatgaacccacacggaaacatgagtagccaacatagtacttggccgtagtgttggctatttataacttacctccatatgtgtgcatgaaaagaaagtatttgatgttgtcgttgttaatttccggccctaaacaacctggaaatgatatagatgtatatttggaacctcttctagatgatttgcgattgttgtgggatagtgggatagaagtatttgatgcatataagaacgaaactttcaatttgagagcgatgttattgtgtacaataagcgattatccggcttatggcgacctttttgggcacacagttcatgggaaagaggcttgtccattgtgtggggaggatatcgagtccgaatacttgaagtcttctcgtaagtatgtgtatatgggaaataggaggttcttgtatcatgaccattgttatcgcaagacgAGAaaacattcaatggaagacaagaacttcgtcaacctcctagaattttgagtgggcatgaagtttatcggaaagtaaagcatattgagatagattatgggaagaagagcggctctaaattgtctactcgtgggtataagaaaagatccatattttttgataaacttccatattggcctgactggaggtcaggcattgcctcgattttatgcacattgagaaaaatgtctgtgataatattatcaatacccttcgaatgttcctggtaaaacaaaggataacgccgcagctagggaagatatgaaaatgatgggtattaggctagagttggcaccacggaagagaggtaatcgtacattttttaCCGCGGcgacttataccctttcacggaatgagaaaaagagttttgtgcatgcttgaatggaattaaagtgccacatggttattcgtcgaacatcaaaagcctagtgtcgatgcaagacctaaaactcaccgggttaaagtcacatgattgtcacactttgatgcaacaattactacctgtggctattcgttccattttacctgaaaaggtaagatatgctataactagattctgtctcttcttccagtccatatgcaagaaagtcatcgatcccgatgacgcggattcattgcaggacctcgttgtaacctctctttgtcagttggaaatgtattttccaccctctttcttcactatcatgattcatctgaccattcacttggttagggagattttgtaccttgggcccgtgtacttgagataccagtatcctttcgaaagattgatgaaagtctacaaggactatacatctaatcggtatcgtccggaaggttgtatttttgaacgcgctattttagacgaagctctttcatattgttacgctcatctctcccctgaggagttgattggcgttcctaagaatcgtcatagtgactggatgaccggaaaaggtattaggggccgggttgaaaaaattgtgacacgtgaaatgttgcatttagcacacatgtatgtgctaaacaacgaagatgaggtgcaaccttatattcaacaacacaaagatgagctcaaatacgatcaccaaaacaagaccgagaagtggattgcgaacgagcatacgaagacgtttgcagagtggtttaggaatattgtcttagagtgtactgatcaaactggtgatgacatctctcctaggttactacgtcttggtttaggtccaaatgccagggtcaccttttataacagttttgccattaatggatatactttttacacccgcgagcaagatgaggtgagcacaatgcaaaatagtggtgtgagttctgaatttgaggcaatgcactttgctacttcaaaagataaaaagcctatttggggaaaatgcctttattatggtgttattcaagaaatattggtactagattacattgatttcacaatgcctttgtttcgatgtaactgggttgataacaacatccattgtgtccgaaaggataagatgggatttacgttggtcaatctgggtaaggttggaaataataaggatgatcctttcataatggcatcccaagctaaacaagtgttctatgtcaccgatcctatggataagaagtggtctgttgtactgtctataaggagtagaaggagtagtccatccgataatggtgatgatgatcgggatgtcgtttttgagggaatggatcgtcTACCATCGTATCTTATTTCAACGATGTTGACACCGATCATGAGGAcaccgaaagcatctatatgcgtgatgaccatggtgaaggtatttgggttaacgaagaaactatgacatccaagaaacgtccccgatcctgagatagttcatcaggacacagtgatatggacgaccaacattttgagtcattttcagaccaataatttgatggtttaatttattagtAAATCATTAAtggtcattatattgttaaataaaaattcccaaatttgcatggcatggtaaatcctgtagcttagatatgcagtatgcatgcatgctggtgttgtcttattttcttgatcttattattagatgtggatgctggtgttgaaattgctgaataatgttgcagtatatgtTACAGGGTTGGACTGTATTgaaattacagtaattttttaaaaaaaaaaggttcaacaataacaacggttatatttaaattacccgttgttaatactttcaacaacgggtgtagtacctctacccgttgtcaatgatttttttgacatatttcattttggcgcaaatttggtgaaaatatattacaacgggtatattttaaccgttgtaataaacttttgacag from Silene latifolia isolate original U9 population chromosome 3, ASM4854445v1, whole genome shotgun sequence harbors:
- the LOC141649587 gene encoding uncharacterized protein LOC141649587; translation: MTDNQISQLSSQMSQLQASHGKFPGKTEENSKTINAIHLRSGRDLEDRTFVKKRKSSRPGDVVEPQIVVEPPKVVEEKGGEDEFVEIVVETPKVIDEPARVVEEPKQQVVRTYVPPIPFPQRLARAKLEQKYGKFMDMMKGINITMPFIDVVKEIPIYGKFLKELISNKNSLSPTTTVNLSKECSAILMNEAPQKLEDPGSFSIPCKIGTVNIERALCDLGASISLMPLKTFKKLKGYELSPTRVSLQLADRSVRYPIGLVEDIPLKVGKLEFPCDFYVMDIPEDSNIPIILGRPCLATGVP